In Salmo salar chromosome ssa24, Ssal_v3.1, whole genome shotgun sequence, the following proteins share a genomic window:
- the LOC106585417 gene encoding uncharacterized protein isoform X5 translates to MVNQPCLTWLREGDLGRYVCSAGIGAKHIMTVVQVMEADLEGVFFSPQSQTVSEGRAVFLQCVSGDSSPPAHITWLKDNTLFTKGAQIQGQYGGGNQRKTSGTLHLSNVSMEDDGEYVCVTHNALLNTSRESKAATLRVQGVPTRLQITQGPDNITVAIETEASMRCAVRGFPPPTVQWFKDSHLIVNNSALSLQNKGQLLVFKNVSEDDEGSYHCEARNKRETVRSQTAFLLPAVMGWTFVQQPTNKAVKMGESVTLVCRPPYSRPPTTVSWFKNNRLLAPKTHFTVRPSGDLIFHSVYDTDSGVYFCRASNVHLNRSVTSRAARLTVLASPSVRLWPPVVTVPVGAQVVFQCQVWGQPLPSIVWSKQGRSIQTGGKIAVGVRNTTLYILSVRSYDEGTYTCEASNTVGHDRRTATLRVAVSPIIVSFLGAVSSSEGSSVVLPCRAVGDLPIRYTWTRGHSITPTLERHVDDEGALHISSVQVSDAGDYHCTAENIMGRQQRRATLTISAEDDPADRERQHRQIVSAVSNNEVPKTEAEQRTPLSSSDLSLVQHSEMTHSHVSLQGGSTVRATQRDSSNDITQVSTPDTLRLLSSLRQTALGLAGLFRGQTGLLVPPDLHSLLPLDLASVNPTQPPTQIQHPVLQPPPPPLFEPLDLLTQPSVTHRVISLTQIQIIHNQPTLTQNPPPVTQRQVLVPHRQSPLTQSESQSLHNQPSVMHIQRQFTEQPIKPLNHIGSITQSLASLLQPPDSPSHPSDPFTQRPDSLTQPNEPLTQSLLIQSLHAPDSITQTHHPVTQSNPSDPHIQDPSTITLFSLSQTQTQPSKTQPQPSPTQPEPTQTQRTDLLTQPSGSNTHLPDLITIPPTPDPQGPSAPYASTPDPLQQNTSQPTNPAHPAKPTRPNDTEPTEWLKKNTSQSPMRTNEDPRVKPPPPWLPVLEKHDIPIVVGVGVSMAFIFITMAFYSLVQKNEPVPTIRTLSSTVPRNLGVSCRHAERLDTGRTYENRAFEDDDLVAVIEQSPNISDTRARPPAPSPVTVMIDPASDETQPPHTPEHAFIAETYPEPSEDTQQLSGSSPPQVDPFLDEEKECSLSHPSIQLQCVEDWGGGGVEYGQCQGQEILPHSPSLSPSPPPVREESLRSSLTLQTAEPYATPVRHSVSICHGNAPLLLSHCISLGLTTVAVDVHFYPAAPASTTTTTVAAVTQINATTAAAPGPQLSSQLAHSQEHDQSAPSVRQNCYFCAETKGRCYDDRA, encoded by the exons atGGTCAACCAGCCCTGTCTGACCTGG CTGAGAGAGGGGGACCTGGGGAGATATGTCTGTAGCGCTGGCATTGGAGCCAAACACATCATGACTGTTGTCCAAGTGATGGAAGCTG aCCTGGAGGGGGTGTTCTTCAGTCCTCAGTCTCAGACAGTCAGTGAGGGTCGGGCAGTGTTCCTCCAGTGTGTCTCAGGGGACAGCTCCCCCCCAGCACACATCACCTGGCTCAAAGACAACACACTCTTCACCAAAGGCGCTCAGATTCAG GGTCAATATGGAGGGGGTAACCAGAGGAAGACCTCAGGCACTCTTCACCTCTCTAATGTCTCAATGGAGGACGACGGGGAATATGTCTGTGTCACACACAACGCCTTACTGAACACCAGCCGGGAAAGCAAGGCAGCTACACTCAGAGTACAAG GAGTCCCTACAAGGCTGCAGATCACTCAGGGCCCTGACAACATCACAGTTGCCATAGAGACGGAGGCCTCCATGCGCTGTGCTGTCCGAGGCTTCCCACCTCCCACAGTGCAATGGTTCAAAGACAGCCATCTCATTGTGAACAACTCTGCCTTGAGTCTGCAGAACAAGGGACAGCTGCTTGTTTTCAA GAACGTGTCTGAGGATGATGAGGGTTCCTACCACTGTGAGGCCAGGAACAAGAGGGAGACAGTCAGGTCTCAGACTGCCTTTCTCCTTCCAGCAG tGATGGGGTGGACCTTTGTCCAGCAGCCTACCAACAAGGCTGTGAAGATGGGAGAGTCTGTTACTCTGGTTTGTAGACCCCCCTACAGCAGGCCTCCAAcaacagtgtcctggttcaaaaACAACCGCCTCCTCGCTCCCAAGACACACTTCACTGTCAGGCCTAGTGGAGACCTCATCTTCCACAG TGTCTATGACACAGACAGTGGAGTCTACTTCTGCAGAGCATCCAATGTCCACCTGAACAGATCTGTGACCTCCAGAGCTGCCAGACTGACCGTtctgg CATCTCCCTCGGTGAGGCTGTGGCCCCCAGTGGTGACGGTCCCTGTAGGGGCCCAGGTGGTGTTCCAGTGCCAGGTCTGGGGACAGCCCCTCCCCTCCATTGTCTGGTCCAAACAGGGACGCTCCATTCAGACTGGTGGCAAGATCGCTGTGGG CGTGAGAAACACTACCCTCTACATCCTGTCTGTCAGGAGTTATGATGAGGGCACGTACACTTGTGAAGCTTCCAACACTGTGGGGCATGACCGGAGAACAGCTACTTTACGTGTCGCTG TAAGCCCCATCATAGTGTCCTTCCTGGGGGCAGTGAGCAGCTCAGAGGGGTCCTCTGTGGTCCTGCCATGCAGGGCAGTGGGGGACCTCCCCATCAGGTACACCTGGACCAGGGGACACTCCATTACTCCAACCCTGGAGAGGCATGTAGATG ATGAGGGGGCTCTGCATATCTCCAGTGTTCAGGTGTCTGATGCAGGGGACTATCACTGTACCGCTGAGAACATAATGGGACGACAGCAGAGAAGAGCCACCCTCACCATCTCTG CTGAAGATGACCCAGCTGATAGAGAAAGGCAGCATAGACAGATTGTGTCTGCAGTGAGTAATAATGAG GTTCCAAAGACTGAAGCAGAGCAGAGAACGCCCCTGTCCAGTAGTGATCTGAGTCTAGTTCAGCATTCTGAGATGACCCACTCACATGTCTCCCTACAGGGAGGAAGCACAG TCCGAGCAACTCAAAGAGACTCAAGCAATGACATCACCCAAGTGTCTACTCCTGACACTCTACGACTGCTCTCGTCTCTCAGGCAGACAGCTTTAGGACTAGCAGGTCTCTTCAGAGGACAAACAGGACTGCTGGTTCCACCTGACCTTCACTCTCTGCTCCCATTGGACCTGGCCTCGGTCAATCCAACCCAGCCCCCAACACAGATCCAGCATCCAGTGCTAcaacccccacctccacctctatttGAACCCTTAGACCTACTCACCCAGCCTTCAGTAACTCATAGAGTCATCTCACTCACTCAGATTCAAATAATACATAACCAGCCAACATTAACACAAAACCCACCCCCAGTGACACAACGGCAGGTTTTAGTCCCACATAGACAATCTCCATTAACACAGTCCGAATCCCAAAGCCTCCACAACCAGCCATCAGTCATGCATATCCAGCGTCAATTCACTGAGCAACCAATTAAACCCCTAAATCACATTGGCAGTATTACACAGTCTCTTGCCTCACTCCTGCAGCCTCCAGACTCTCCCAGCCACCCTTCTGATCCCTTTACCCAGCGCCCTGATTCTCTTACCCAGCCCAACGAACCTTTGACTCAGTCTCTACTCATACAAAGCCTGCATGCTCCCGACTCAATCACTCAAACCCACCATCCTGTAACTCAAAGTAATCCTTCAGACCCACATATCCAGGATCCTAGCACCATCACCCTGTTTTCACTCTCACAAACCCAGACTCAACCATCCAAAACTCAGCCTCAACCATCACCAACCCAGCCTGAACCTACACAAACCCAGCGTACAGATCTCCTCACCCAGCCTTCAGGCTCAAACACCCATCTTCCTGACCTTATCACCATACCCCCCACCCCTGACCCCCAGGGCCCTAGTGCCCCCTATGCCTCCACCCCAGACCCCCTGCAGCAGAACACGAGCCAGCCTACTAACCCAGCTCATCCAGCCAAACCAACCAGGCCCAATGACACAGAGCCCACAGAGTGGCTGAAGAAGAACACCTCTCAGTCCCCCATGAGGACCAACGAGGACCCCAG agtaAAGCCTCCTCCTCCGTGGCTTCCAGTGCTGGAGAAACATGACATCCCCATCGTGGTGGGAGTGGGCGTGTCTATGGCCTTCATCTTCATCACCATGGCCTTCTACTCCCTGGTCCAGAAGAACGAGCCTGTACCCACTATTAGAA CCTTGTCTTCCACAGTTCCCAGGAACCTGGGCGTCTCATGCAGACATGCTGAACGTCTGGACACTGGGAGGACTTATGAGAACAG GGCGTTTGAGGATGATGATTTGGTGGCTGTGATTGAACAAAGCCCCAATATATCAGATACACGCGCCAGGCCTCCTGCCCCCAGCCCAGTCACTGTGATGATAGACCCTGCCTCTGATGAGACACAGCCCCCGCACACTCCAGAACACGCGTTCATAGCAGAGACCTATCCTGAGCCCAGCGAAGAcacacag CAGCTGTCTGGATCCTCTCCACCTCAGGTTGACCCCTTCCTGGATGAAGAGAAGGAATGCAGCCTGTCTCACCCCAGCATCCAGCTGCAGTGTGTGGAGGACTGGGGGGGCGGAGGAGTAGAATACGGACAATGCCAGGGCCAAGAAATCCTaccccattccccctctctctctccttccccccctccTGTGCGTGAGGAAAGCCTGCGCTCCTCCCTGACCCTCCAGACTGCTGAGCCCTATGCCACGCCGGTCCGCCACAGTGTCAGCATCTGCCACGGTAatgcccccctcctcctctcccactgcATCTCCCTGGGCCTTACCACCGTCGCCGTTGATGTCCACTTCTACCCAGCAGCCCCTGCTTCCACCACCACGACGACTGTGGCAGCCGTCACCCAGATCAATGCTACCACCGCTGCTGCTCCAGGGCCCCAGCTCAGCTCTCAATTGGCCCACAGTCAGGAGCATGACCAATCGGCTCCTAGCGTGCGCCAGA ACTGTTACTTCTGTGCTGAAACCAAAGGAAGATGTTATGACGACAGGGCTTAA